Proteins from a single region of Hydra vulgaris chromosome 12, alternate assembly HydraT2T_AEP:
- the LOC100202612 gene encoding uncharacterized protein LOC100202612 isoform X2, whose product MFSVENSWECDNGQSKLNAKLFSGNYICTSNKKDNLFHEASVVPSIKTKRLKNKRKCDANETVLPNSKNEKKKKKRNSVDSQNKKEDNTLCSKNLESIQNMEIKATDYKNMNAEKKEGKTVKINNHNLAKILNETDQSNVKTNTLLVKIKKIKKEKKELSKKINKSEKKLENVTNKDHVSQKQKASKKDSANINKLVRSDNLSINESKEKVCEMDPFVSTLKTTPKYNKFQAKLNRKLDGGHFRWINEQLYTNHSSSAVKLFKSNCQLFDLYHKGFSSQVKQWPQNPVDLMIKYILERDKDLIVCDFGCGDAKIAASVPNVVHSFDLVAVNNRVVACDMKKVPLKNEIIDIAVFCLSLMGTNLEDFILEAHRVLKYGGILKIAEVKSRCENIDLFAENICAAGFKLISKDDSNKMFVMIELEKTALRPARNLVIKLNPCIYKKR is encoded by the exons ATGTTTAGTGTAGAAAATAGTTGGGAATGTGACAATGGGCAAAGTAAATTAAATGCTAAACTATTTAGTGGTAATTATATTtgcacaagtaataaaaaagataatttgttTCATGAAGCTTCTGTTGTACCATCAATCAAAACCAAGCGgctaaagaataaaagaaagtgTGATGCTAATGAAACAGTGCTACCCAATtcaaagaatgaaaaaaaaaagaagaaaagaaattcAGTTGatagtcaaaacaaaaaagaagacaataccTTGTGTAGTAAAAATCTTGAAAGTATTCAAAACATGGAAATTAAAGCCACTGATTATAAGAATATGAATGCTGAAAAAAAGGAGggaaaaactgtaaaaataaacaaccatAATCtagcaaaaatattaaatgaaactGATCAAAGTAATGTGAAAACTAATACtttgttagttaaaataaagaagataaaaaaagagaaaaaggagttatcaaaaaaaattaacaaatccGAAAAAAAGCTGGAGAATGTCACAAACAAAGATCATGTCtctcaaaaacaaaaagcatcTAAAAAAGATAGtgcaaatattaataaattagtaCGAAGTGATAACCTTTCAATAAATGAATCAAAAGAAAAAGTCTGTGAAATGGATCCATTTGTAAGCACTTTAAAGACTACTccaaaatataataagtttcaAGCAAAATTGAATCGTAAGCTTGATGGGGGGCACTTTCGATGGATCAATGAGCAATTGTATACAAATCATAGTTCAAGTgctgtaaaattgtttaaatccaATTGCCAGTTATTTGACTTATATCACAAAGGATTTTCTTCACAGGTTAAGCAGTGGCCCCAGAATCCAGTTGATCTAatgataaaatacattttagaaaG agATAAAGATCTGATAGTATGTGATTTTGGATGTGGTGACGCAAAGATAGCTGCTTCAGTGCCAAATGTTGTTCACTCTTTTGATCTTGTTGCAGTGAATAACAGAGTTGTAGCCTGTGATATGaaaaag GTTCCTCTCAAAAATGAAATCATTGATATTGCTGTATTCTGCTTGTCATTGATGGGAACCAATTTGGAGGACTTCATTCTTGAAGCGCATCGTGTTCTAAAATATGG aggaATCCtaaaaattgctgaagtaaAAAGTCGATGcgaaaatattgatttatttgcAGAGAATATTTGTGCTGCTGGATTTAAGTTGATATCaaag gaCGATTCTAACAAAATGTTTGTAATGATTGAGCTTGAAAAGACCGCGTTACGACCAGCAAGAAACTTGGTTATTAAACTTAATCcgtgtatttataaaaaaagataa
- the LOC136071660 gene encoding molybdopterin synthase catalytic subunit-like produces MFKTYFNEFMLTLTKEKLDVETALKFVVLPTTGGTSIFVGTTRNNFQNRNVVTLFYEAYEPMAKSEMLKISLEAQKKFNVARICIMHRLGEVPIAESSIIIACSSEHRSNAINAVEFLINELKSKVPIWKKEIYAEGDFTWKENPEIFWKC; encoded by the coding sequence atgttcaagacttattttaatgaatttatgcTTACTTTGACTAAAGAAAAACTTGATGTTGAAACTGCGTTAAAATTTGTTGTTCTGCCGACCACAGGTGGAACTTCTATTTTTGTTGGCACAACgagaaataattttcaaaatagaaaCGTTGTAACGCTGTTTTATGAAGCTTATGAACCTATGGCAAAGAGTGAAATGCTAAAAATATCACTTGAagcccaaaaaaaatttaatgtagcAAGGATATGTATAATGCATCGCTTGGGTGAAGTTCCTATAGCAGAATCTAGTATTATTATTGCTTGCTCATCTGAACATAGATCAAATGCAATCAATGcagttgaatttttaataaacgaattaaaatctaaagtaccaatatggaaaaaagaaatatatgcAGAAGGAGATTTTACTTGGAAAGAAAATCCTGAAATATTTTggaaatgttaa